A stretch of the Uranotaenia lowii strain MFRU-FL chromosome 3, ASM2978415v1, whole genome shotgun sequence genome encodes the following:
- the LOC129750721 gene encoding uncharacterized protein LOC129750721 — protein sequence MLGTFFPAPFFQQLDFPKPSIAMSILAGLHQCIFATGTCIGFLLYVFDGSDRFLGWLRDSRLFRNAFFRVSGRISFSFYLIHMTVLELVIVNRHEAERLSGEWFISIFTSVLAITYAAAFLAFVFVEKPCDVLFKQLLTPQRSAINKVTVRSDEPGEGSTSQNLNPVE from the exons ATGTTGGGAACTTTCTTTCCGGCGCCATTTTTCCAACAGCTTGACTTCCCGAAACCATCAATCGCAATGTCCATTTTGGCAGGGTTGCATCAATGTATTTTCGCCACCGGAACCTGCATCGGATTTTTGCTGTACGTTTTCGATGGATCCGATCGATTCCTGGGCTGGTTGCGCGATTCTCGACTGTTCCGAAATGCCTTCTTCCGCGTCTCAGGGCGTATCAGCTTCAGTTTCTATCTGATCCACATGACCGTCCTAGAGCTGGTGATTGTCAATCGACACGAGGCCGAAAGATTGTCCGGGGAGTGGTTT atCTCGATCTTCACCTCGGTTTTGGCGATAACATATGCGGCCGCCTTTTTGGCTTTCGTTTTCGTTGAGAAACCTTGCGACGTGTTGTTCAAACAGCTCTTGACCCCTCAGAGGAGCGCCATCAACAAAGTCACGGTCCGAAGCGATGAGCCTGGCGAGGGTTCAACAA gtcaaAATTTAAACCCAGTCGAATAA